The following proteins are encoded in a genomic region of Leifsonia psychrotolerans:
- a CDS encoding glucose-1-phosphate adenylyltransferase, producing the protein MKATKIFGIVLAGGEGKRLMPLTEDRAKPAVPFGGHYRLIDFALSNLINSGLTQLVVLTQYKSHSLDRHVSQTWHVSGGLFNSYIASVPAQQRLGKRWFSGSADAILQSLNLIHDEKPDYVVVVGADHVYRMDFSQMLDAHIASGAMATVAAIRQPIQLADQFGVIAVDAASPDRISEFTEKPTDAVGLADAPHEVFASMGNYIFNADALIDAVRRDGDRPDSSHDMGGDIIPDFVSRGEAGVYDLKRNEVPGSTDRDRYYWRDVGTIDSFFEAHQDLISALPVFNLYNQGWPIFSQQLNSPPAKFVRDGAGALGTTIDSIVSLGCVISGAHVERSVLGPWTAVDSGARVVDSIVFDRVQIHSGARVNRAILDKDVVVEVGASIGMDRGRDLARGFSVTDSGITVVGKGVHVQP; encoded by the coding sequence ATGAAGGCCACGAAGATCTTTGGAATCGTTCTCGCCGGTGGCGAAGGCAAGCGATTAATGCCATTGACTGAAGACCGCGCGAAACCGGCAGTACCGTTCGGTGGTCACTATCGGTTGATCGATTTTGCGCTGTCCAACCTGATCAATTCCGGCCTCACCCAACTGGTCGTCCTGACGCAGTACAAATCGCACAGCCTCGACCGGCACGTCTCCCAGACCTGGCACGTTTCGGGCGGGCTGTTCAACTCGTACATTGCCTCGGTTCCGGCCCAACAGCGCCTGGGCAAACGCTGGTTTAGCGGTTCGGCCGACGCCATCCTGCAAAGCCTCAACCTGATCCACGACGAAAAACCTGACTACGTCGTGGTGGTCGGCGCCGATCACGTCTACCGCATGGACTTCAGCCAGATGCTCGATGCCCACATCGCGTCCGGAGCGATGGCCACCGTCGCTGCGATCCGTCAGCCGATTCAACTCGCTGACCAATTCGGCGTGATCGCCGTCGACGCGGCCAGCCCCGACCGCATCAGCGAGTTCACGGAGAAGCCCACCGACGCGGTGGGCTTGGCCGATGCACCCCATGAGGTATTCGCCTCGATGGGCAACTATATTTTCAACGCCGACGCCCTCATCGACGCGGTGCGTCGTGACGGCGATCGGCCGGATTCCAGTCACGACATGGGCGGCGACATCATTCCCGACTTCGTCTCGCGCGGTGAGGCCGGCGTCTACGATCTCAAACGCAATGAGGTACCCGGCTCAACCGACCGCGACCGGTACTACTGGCGCGACGTGGGAACCATCGATTCGTTCTTTGAAGCCCACCAGGATCTCATCTCTGCGTTGCCGGTGTTCAACCTCTATAACCAGGGCTGGCCGATCTTCAGCCAACAGCTCAACTCTCCCCCGGCGAAGTTTGTGCGCGATGGGGCCGGCGCCCTGGGCACTACGATCGATTCGATCGTCTCACTCGGTTGCGTCATCTCCGGCGCTCATGTCGAGCGCAGTGTGCTCGGTCCGTGGACAGCGGTGGATTCTGGTGCCCGAGTGGTCGATTCCATTGTTTTCGACCGGGTTCAGATTCACTCGGGCGCCCGAGTGAACCGTGCCATCCTCGATAAGGATGTCGTCGTTGAAGTAGGCGCGAGCATCGGGATGGACCGGGGTCGCGATCTGGCTCGCGGATTTAGCGTGACCGATTCAGGAATTACCGTCGTAGGCAAGGGAGTGCACGTTCAACCGTGA
- the serB gene encoding phosphoserine phosphatase SerB: MTVSTRFLIVLDADSTLIEDEVIELLADAAGSRDLVADVTERAMRGELDFAESLRARVTTLAGLPTSVFDEVGRLIRPTPGVHELIAGVHAHGSAVAVVSGGFHELLDPLAASLGLDHWRANRLEVVDGHLTGRLRGPIIDAAAKAEALLDWAAREDIAISRTIAIGDGANDLKMMAVAGLSVAFNAKPRVKEEADLVIDVADLSAVLPLLGLRG, encoded by the coding sequence GTGACTGTTTCAACTCGTTTTTTGATTGTTCTGGATGCAGATTCGACACTGATCGAAGACGAGGTGATCGAACTCCTGGCGGATGCAGCCGGGTCGCGCGACCTCGTCGCCGACGTGACGGAGCGTGCCATGCGCGGCGAACTCGACTTCGCCGAAAGTTTGAGAGCTCGCGTGACGACCCTGGCCGGCCTGCCGACGAGCGTGTTTGACGAGGTGGGGCGCCTCATCCGCCCGACTCCCGGCGTTCACGAGTTGATTGCCGGGGTGCACGCGCACGGGAGTGCCGTCGCCGTGGTTTCCGGCGGCTTCCATGAACTGCTCGACCCGCTTGCCGCGTCACTCGGCCTCGACCACTGGCGTGCCAACCGCCTCGAGGTCGTCGACGGCCACCTCACCGGTCGACTGCGGGGGCCAATCATCGATGCCGCGGCGAAGGCCGAGGCCCTGCTCGACTGGGCAGCGCGCGAAGACATCGCGATCAGCCGCACCATCGCAATCGGCGATGGTGCCAATGATCTCAAAATGATGGCTGTGGCAGGGCTCTCCGTCGCGTTCAATGCGAAACCGCGGGTGAAAGAAGAGGCCGACCTCGTCATTGACGTGGCCGACCTCTCGGCGGTCCTCCCGCTGCTCGGGCTCCGCGGTTAG
- the fabG gene encoding 3-oxoacyl-ACP reductase FabG gives MTTARTVLVTGGNRGIGFAIAEEFLAQGHRVAVTARSGNGPEGSLTVRADVTDAASIDAAFTEIEAAYGPVEVVVANAGVTKDMLLMRMSDEDFTSVIDTNLSGAFRVVKRSSKGMLKARFGRIILISSVVGLYGSAGQVNYSASKSGLVGLARSVTRELGARGITANVVAPGFIETDMTAELPEAQQIEYKRNIPAGRFATATEVARVVTWLASDDAGYISGAVIPVDGGLGMGH, from the coding sequence ATGACGACGGCTCGCACTGTTCTTGTTACCGGCGGCAACCGAGGTATCGGTTTCGCCATCGCCGAGGAGTTTCTGGCTCAGGGTCACCGGGTAGCCGTGACCGCACGAAGCGGAAACGGCCCCGAGGGCAGCTTGACGGTGCGCGCAGACGTCACCGACGCAGCATCGATCGACGCGGCGTTCACCGAGATCGAGGCTGCCTATGGACCGGTCGAGGTTGTCGTCGCCAATGCCGGAGTCACCAAAGACATGTTGCTCATGCGCATGTCAGACGAGGATTTCACGTCGGTGATCGACACCAACCTCAGCGGCGCTTTCCGCGTTGTGAAGCGCTCCTCGAAGGGCATGCTGAAAGCGCGTTTTGGGCGCATCATTCTGATCTCAAGCGTGGTCGGGCTGTATGGCTCCGCCGGTCAGGTCAACTACTCCGCGTCGAAGAGCGGACTGGTGGGGCTTGCCCGCTCCGTTACCCGCGAGCTGGGCGCCCGCGGGATCACCGCGAACGTCGTCGCCCCCGGTTTCATCGAAACCGATATGACAGCCGAGCTTCCCGAAGCCCAGCAGATCGAATACAAACGCAACATCCCGGCCGGGCGCTTCGCCACAGCCACCGAGGTTGCCCGGGTAGTCACGTGGCTCGCGAGCGACGACGCCGGCTATATCTCCGGAGCCGTCATCCCCGTCGATGGTGGACTCGGGATGGGCCATTAG